Part of the Deltaproteobacteria bacterium genome is shown below.
GATGGCGCGCGGTTCGCCGACGATCTGCCGCGGCTCCTGTTCCAGCAGGATCAACCGGTGATCGGTCCGGCGATGTTTCCGATGTCTGCCGTCAGTGAACTCGCGGCTCGCAGCGTGAAGGTCTGCCTGGGAGGACAGGGGGCGGACGAAATCTTCGGCGGTTATGCACGATACGCG
Proteins encoded:
- a CDS encoding asparagine synthetase B, whose product is SGGIDSSAVAAFASRAGKAPRCFGVHFADQGVVDERPFQESAARALGLDLELTTYDGARFADDLPRLLFQQDQPVIGPAMFPMSAVSELAARSVKVCLGGQGADEIFGGYARYA